The sequence below is a genomic window from Bos javanicus breed banteng chromosome 5, ARS-OSU_banteng_1.0, whole genome shotgun sequence.
tgccatctcctgtttgaccacttccaatttgccttgattcatggacctgacattccaggttcctatgcaatactgctctttacagcattggaccttgcttctatcaccagtgtCATCCAcgactgggtattgtttttcctttggttccatcccttcattctttctggagttatttctctactgatctccagtagcatattgggcacctactgacccagggagttcccctttcagtatcctatcattgccttttcatactgttcttggggttctcaaggcaagaatactgaagtggtttgccattcccttctccggtggaccacattctgtcagacctctccaccatgacctgcccgtcttgggtggccccacgggcatggcttagtttcattgagttagacaaggctgtggtccgtgtgatcagattggctagttttctgtgattatggtttcagtgtgtctgctgtctgatgccctcttgtaacacctaccgtcttacttgggtttttcttaccttggacatggggtatctcttcatggctgctccagcaaagcacagccactgctccttaccttggacgagggttatcgcctcacggccgcccctcctgaccttgaacgtggagtagctcctctcagccctcctttGCATGCACAGCcgcagcccctgacctcggacgtggggtagctcctctcggccactccTGTGCCaatgcagcctggcactctcggtcgccacccctgaccttggtagctcctcttggctgcactTCTGTGCGGTCCATCACAGCCggcaatgtatatatgtatgtatatattcaaaatatattctcaCATGCATCAcacgtgctgtgctaagtcgcttcagtcgtgtcccacagTTTGCGACCCCAgtgactgtagcccctcaggctcctctgtccctggaattctctaggcaagaatactggagtgagttgccaagcccttctccagggaatcttccagacccagagttCGTACTAGCGtctccagcagctcctgcattgcaatcagattctttaccactgagccactggaaagCCGTATGCATCACACATGCCCCAGGAAAAGCATAGAAACATTCAAATGAGGTCACTACAAGGATACGCAGGGAAGTAGCCAACACTGCATGGTCTTCCTATACAGGACTGGGGAATGGCCTTCAGCACATAGTTTTTCCTCAGCCATGTattacttattaaatattttaaataaataactagaTGTTTAATATcaatattctgcatataaatagGCATTCTATGACATTTTTATATGTAATGTTTAAAGTGATAGCTTATTAAACTTCTACTTTGAATTGTCACTTCACAGGATACACGAAGGACACAAGACCACCTAAAACAAGATGACATGATTATGCAGGTTAAACACTCCAAGACTGGACAACTGCAGAAAACAAATaccctgttttttctttctcacaaataaactgcaagtggaaAGGTGGAGGCAGATTTAATGACCTGCAATATTATAAAGACATATAACCCAAACACAAAATGAATGGAATTTACTAGGATCCTGAtttgggaaaacaaaaaataaaatacaaataatacacAGATGTATTTCAAGGTTGAATAGATACTCCTTGATGTTAATGAACATCTAGTATTTAAGGATATATAAATGGTGGTTAGTAATTTTAGAGAgcaattcatttaaatttaaatattgaatTGTATTCTAAAGATACAACAAGATATCTGGAAATTGCTTTCCAATATATTAAGGTTAATGAGGAATTGTATGGTAGCATAGAAGAAATAAGGCTGACCATgagataataatttttataaaatccaCTAATAGATATTCAGAGACTCATTTACATTGCAGTTCTATGCTCCTATCTGTGGGAAATTTTTAGGGAGCAAAAAAGTCATATTTAACTTCTGTAATTAATGACAAATACTAAATTATAGGAAAAGCAATAGGTATTTTGCTTTCTGGGATCTCTGGCTAGTGAGTGAAACACCATGGGAGAAGAACTCTACATTTCACAACGAGCATTACATGGAGAACCTTTGTGTGAGTTGCTGACTAACTCCCAGCTCAGTGAGTTGAGACTAGTCTTACTATACTCAGAGCTGTCAAAGCTGGAAGGCAGGAGAAATTTTCCCTGACTAAAGGAAACCAAATATGCAATCTTCACATTTTACAACTTTTCTAATAAACCAGATGTGATCTCACTCTTTGTAAAGCCTGGCCCTTCCCAACCTGCAGGCTCACCTTCCAGGACTGAGCCCAGCCCATTTTCTCCATATATAAGCTGCTGCTGGGAAGCTCCTCTTACAGACCTGCTCCTCTCAGCTCTGCACTGCACCCTCGCTCCTTCCTCAGTCTCTGCTTCTTCAGGAACCATGTCTTGCAAATCCACCGTGAAGACCCAAAGCATCAGCCGCAGGGGCTTCAGTGCCGGCTCAGCCAGACTCCCTGGGGTGTGCCGCTCTGGCTTCAGCAGCGTGTCCCTGTCCCGCTCCAGGGGCAGTGGCGGCCTCGCTGGAGTGTGTGGAGGAGCTGGCTTTGGCAGCCGCAGCCTCTATGGCCTGGGGGGCTCCAAGAGGATCTCCATCGCAGGGGGCAGCTGTGTCATTGGTGGTGGCTATGGCGGCAGAATTGGAGTTGGCTATGGCTTCGGAGGTGGAGCCGGGAGTGGATTTGGTTTTGGTGCTGGGGCTGGTAGTGGCTTTGGGCTCGGTGGTGGAGCTGGCTTCGGAGGTGGCTTCGGTGGTCCTGGCTTCCCTGTGTGCCCCCCTGGAGGCATCCAAGAGGTCACCGTCAACCAGAGTCTCCTGACTCCCCTCAACCTGCAAATCGACCCCACCATCCAGCGGGTGAGGACTGAGGAGCGGGAGCAGATCAAGACCCTCAACAACAAGTTTGCCTCCTTCATCGACAAGGTGAGCTGGGAGCATCTGCCCTAGTGGGGATTGCAGAGTGCCCAAGAGAGCCAACTACGAGACCTGTTCTACCGGAGGGGAGACTCgggggagaggagggtgggacTCAGGCGAGCTCTCCAGTGGGATACAGGACAGGCTACATGTGGACCCCAAGTAGAAGGTGATGGAAATCATTTATAACTACTCATCCCTCACATGGCCCCATTCCTGCCAAGGAAATAGTCACAGTTCTTGACAATCCtgaaggaaagaacagaaaataagagAATGCAATGAGATGGCTTGATCTTCTGGATGGTCCTAGAAAGTTAAAAGGGTATTGCAGTGGAAACTGCATTTGAGTCATAGATGGATGCTGGatggaggaaagaaagcaaaaacaaaagggaATTTGAGGGGAAACAACTCAAGTATATATCCATAGGAATACTCACCTGTAGAACCAGAAAATGAGCCATAAGGGACTTTGTATCAGCCGGATTCATGCACTATATGGGAAACAAGATTAAATTCAATCATTATAGAATTGGAATCTAATCATTAGATTATAAACATCTGATATCCCTTTAACTGAGGCATGTGCTTTGTAAAAGCTCTGTGCAATAGGAGAAAAATGCTATGATAAAATACATTTGTGCTTGTTCTTGTCACGAGGAAGACAGGAAGGGTTGAAAGTCACTGACTGACAGTCTCCATAAGTGAGAGGGAGGGAACATCTGACAGCTCCCTGGGGAAACTTGGCCATGAGATCTGTGTGGTGTGAAGCTAAAGAGTCAGGGGAGCAGAACTGTCAGCCTCTGTACAGGCTCTGGAGCAGCCCagcaccaccagaccaccagatcGGCCTGGGGACTTGTCAACTCACAGATAACCATCTTGTTTCCCTGCAGGTCCGATTCCTGGAGCAGCAGAACAAGGTCCTGGACACCAAGTGGACCTTGCTGCAGGAGCAGGGCACCAGGACTGTGAGGCAGAACCTGGAGCCTTTGTTCGAGCAgtacatcaacaacctcaggagACAGCTGGATAGTATCCTTGGGGAGAGAGGCCGCCTGGACTCGGAGCTCAGGGGGATGCAGGACACGGTGGAGGACTTCAAGAACAAGTGAGTGACAGGAGAGAAAACACCTTAGATTCCTGAAGCCCACACTTCAGTCTGTTAGATGACCAGGTCCAAATGAGGGCATGATTCTTAATAAAACATGTCAGTAGACATGACATTACAGTTGTTACTAAACACAAACCCTGAAGAACAAAAGGGCCATAAAAGTTGAATGGGAAGAGTAATGGAGTAAAGAAATTAGAAACCACAAATTACAACCTTCAGGCTTATTGACAGAAGTCTCATTTGTATATATCCATTCTGGGAAGTGGAGATCCCAGGCTGCTTTTTCTTGTATCATCTTCACCCCTGACTCAATtggattttattccttttaattccAGATACGAAGATGAAATCAACAAACGCACAGCAGCAGAGAATGAGTTTGTGAAGTTGAAGAAGGTGAGATTGAGTCAGATCAGGGGTTCATGGCCCTTTCCTGAAGGAGAGGGTTCTGAGAAAAGAATCACTGAGGAGACTAAAACAGGAGCAGACTGTGTAGGGGGGCTCATCTGATCCCAGGCTGTTTGCTTCTTCCCCAGGATGTGGATATTGCCTACATGAACAAGGTTGAACTACAAGCCAAAGTAGATGCTCTCACAGATGAGATCAACTTCCTAAGAACCTTCTATGATGCTGTAAGTATCTCTCCACATTCTGTTTTATTGCCTTTAAAAAGATTTGTGAGGAGTGGAATATctctggtctgctgctgctgctgctaagtcacttcagtcgtgtctgactctgtgcgaccccatagacggcagcccaccaggctccccgtccctgggattctccaggcaagaacactggagtgggttgccatttccttctccagtgcatgaaagtgagaagtgaaagtgaagtcattcagtcatgtctgactcctagcgaccccatggactgcagcccaccaggctcctctgtccatgggattctccaggccagagtactggagtgggttgcctttgcctaGGTACCTCTAAACATCATGACCAAAGATAATCGGATGATCTCTTGTTCTGCAGGAACTGGCTCAGATGCAAACCCACATCTCAGACACTTCTGTGGTCCTCTCCATGGACAACAACCGCAACCTGGACCTGGACAGCATCATCGCTGAAGTCAAAGCCCAATATGAGGAGATTGCTCAGAGGAGCCGGGCTGAGGCTGAGTCCTGGTACCAGTCCAAGGTGAGTGGTGAGGCGGCAGCTGATGAAGAATCCCTGTGCCTCCTCTGTGAACATCAATGAGGCTGTAGACTTCAGTGCGGAACCTATAACTAAGAAGTGGGGGACCTCTCAGGGTAGACCTTTTGGGTAATTATGCCGGAGTCTCGTAGGTCAAAGAACCCAAGTTAAGATGAAAGCTAATGTAGTTCAAGGTGAGTGACTTTTGTTTTAGCTTTATTTCAATGTTGACTCTCAGCAAGAGTACAGAACATTGCTTGTCCTGAAGAGAACCAGTCAGTCAGTGGTCTTACCAAGAATGATGTGTGATTAGTGAAGAGCGTCAACGACCTAGTAACACtagttttctttaaatgtctTATGGAAAACCATTAGATTCTATTTTGAAAACCTTGATTAGTGTCCTGTGAAGCCCATGGACAGCCCCCTTGTCTCCCTCTGGTTCACAGTACGAGGAGCTGCGGGTGACGGCGGGCAGACACGGGGATGACCTGCGCAACACCAAGCAGGAGATCTCTGAGATCAACCGAGTGATCCAGAGGCTGAGATCTGAGATTGACCACGTCAAGAAGCAGGTACAGTGGGGACCATGGAAGAGAAAAGCATTCTTTCCTTCCTAGACCATCAGGTATCATCAACCATCATGTGGGAAATTTCTGGGAACTGAGGGAAAAGCAGGGAGAGAAGGCCATGTATTTCCTTTCTGGGAGAGTTTCCCCAGGTTAGAGAGATGGAGCCCAACTCAAGAGCAGGAAACAAACTCAAGATAGGCCGAATCTCTACTGGTCACTGGGACAAAGGTACAGTCTACAGGCATTGAAATGAGATTCCACAAGGGGAGTGATTGAGTTGATAATTCAAGATGCAAGTTGACAAAGAAGAGTTTAGGACAGAAAGTGTGGAGAAGAATGCTGCATATGTGCTCAGATTCATtataaaagaatctgagaaaagaCACAGGAAAAATGAGGGTTGTCCAAAACTgtgaagaggaaggaaggcaAAGTCTTGACAGCTTAAGAAGAAATCATCTCCTCACTGAGGATGTTTGTGGCTTTCTATAAGTTAATGTACATCCATATGAACTTACCGAAACTGTCAACATTCAACACAAGTCAGTGGgtccatttcttcctttgttcCCTGGTCTTTGGTCTGCTGTGGTATTGTCCAGCCCCATCATCATTTGGGTGGTTAACACAGAAGGGAATAGAATTTCTCAAGGTGCTCCTAGAATAGTTAAGGTTTGCAGCACCGAGAAAAACTGGACAAAACAAATCAAACCTCCATTTCCACGAgatctgggctctagagctcttCCTCACTGGGAAAGTAGAACTATGTTTCCTCTCCCCTGGAGTCCAGATTCAGGTTTCTTTGCCCTCCTCTCCTCTAGTGTGCCAGCCTGCAATCCGCCATCGCCGATGCCGAGCAGCGTGGGGAGCTGGCCCTCAAGGACGCCAGGAACAAGCTGGCTGACCTGGAGGACGCCCTGCAGAAGGCCAAGCAGGACATGGCCCGGCTGCTGAAGGAGTACCAGGAGCTCATGAATGTCAAGCTGGCCCTGGACGTGGAGATTGCCACCTACAGAAAGCTGCTGGAAGGCGAGGAGTGCAGGTGAGTAACTCACACAGCCTCCACAATCATCTGGCTCCATCTCCAAGAAGTCCTGCCAATGAGCCCAAGTGGAAGGCGCTCTAGCGGTGGTCATAGTGCTACTCCCAGGACAGCACTGAGAAGGCAGGGTCCAGGGACTCTCCTCACACGGAGGTTTCCCATGCGGGGCCAGCTGTGGCTCTGGGTCTCATCGTGGCTGTGTCTTCTCTCTCCTAGGCTGAGTGGGGAAGGCGTTGGACAAGTCAACATCTGTAAGTACCTTCACCTGCCCCCATCCCATGCCCTTGTGTCCCTTTGACTGGATGCTGTGTGGCAGAGTGAGCTCACCATCTTGTCCTGACCTTGTCCCTTTGCCTCCACAGCCGTGGTCCAGTCCACTGTCTCTGGTGGCTATGGTGGTGCTGGTGGCTATGGTGGTGCCAGCGGTCTCAGCAGTGGCTTAGGCGTGAGTGGAGGAAGTGGCTACTCCTACAGCAGCGGTCACAGCCTTGGAGGTGGCTTCAGTTCTGGCAGTGGCAGAGCCATAGGGTGTGGCTTCGGCTCCTCTGGGGGCAGCAGTTCCACCATCAaatacaccaccaccacctcctcctccagcagGAAGGGCTACAAGCACTGAAGTCCTGTCATGGGCTCAAGCTCCCACAATGTCTCAGGCTCCCTCTCCAGCTTCACCACCCTCTCCTCTAGTTGCTTCCTATCTTCTACTCTCTTCATCTCTTACTTTAATTTAGAACTGAAGTTATTGACTGCCTTCATCTCCCTCTGCCAATACCTGCTCTACCTGAGCTTCCACTGTTCACCATTGGAAATTAACTATTTGGTCCTAGTCCAGACAGGGAATCCTCCTTGCTTTCCACTGGCCCAGGAAGTCCCGTCTCAGAGGTGTTGTGATCCTCCATTTCAGTGATTGTGAAAGCAGAAGTGACTGGTTCTTTGATGTACAGGGTCTGTATCTCTGTGTTGCTTCCTCTGCTCTTTGCTCACTTGTATTGCTAAATAAAGCAGATTTACCATATAATGTGTGGTTTCACATAGCTTTTCTTTGTCGCCAATGGATCTTGAGGTTTTCATCTGATAAATGCCTTCCCAGGAGTGAAGCATACTCCCAGTCCCGTTGTGCTTCACTCTCTTCCTTTAGAGAATTTCAACAGACAGCAATTTAACATCCTGATGCCAGGAGTCCTCCGAGAACAGCTTGGCATGTGGAATGGGAGGGATCTGGGTCCATCACAGTAAAGTCTGGTTTTACTGCTCAGATTAGGTCTCAGCAGTTTAGTTTCTCTGACTTGTCTCTATGATTCTACCTCCTTCTGCCACAGTAGTTATCCATATTCCTCAGAGAATCATATTACAGTCTAATTAGATCAGAAGAACACTGACCAGAGTGTAAGAtgtctgatttatattttaaattgcctTATGACCATAAGCCTGACAACATGTATCAGGtgtaatttaaaagtatatacttCTGAACTGAAAGTATGCTTTTAGCAATGTATCCTGAGGAAACAGTACAAATGCAAGGACTTGTACTTCTGGGATATGAATCCCAATAAAGTTTCAcctgggaaataatggaaacattgGTTAATTTCCAGGATCTACAGACTCAGAAACAAAATGCAGGTGCTGATTTTTTAAGTATGGAGACAAAATAGGAATGGGAAGGCCTTTTCCTCACCCCAAAAGCCTCTCAGAGAGACTCAAAGAGGTCGAGTCTTTGCCACTCCAAAGACATGGCCTTGCATTCTCTCTCAGCTGTGTCTTGGCTTCCTTTGACTTTCTGAATGGGTAAGGAAATTCTCATGATACAGTGCAAGGTTGGTCTGAGAGTCAGGCAATGTTCCTGAGATTTAGTAATTGTTTCCAGTCTGTTTTGTCTGCAGCCCTAATCTCAGATGATGTCTCTGGAGAATCCACCTAATACCATGCAAGTTCTCTTCTGAAGAATCGAGGAGATATGTCTGATTCCACAAATGGGGAGGAGTGTAAGCAAAGGCGATTCTGGAGCATCTTTcagtggcaaaaagtgaagaaatagTCACAGAAGACACTGAAAGAGCTCTTAGTAGACAAACTGAAACTTCTTGAGCCatacataaatagataaataaataatatttggatTAAAGCCCAACTATTAAATAATTATTCACGATATCTACATCGAGAAAACAGACTGGCAGGGTTCCTCAAAACTTTCTAAGTCATGAAGACAAGGAAAATCTGAAAACTCTGTTAAGCCAGGAAGGGTCTAAGGAGACACAATGACTAAATGAAACATAGTTATTATGGAAAACGTTAAGGCAAGGGGTTCAAGTATCATCTGTATTTTTTactaattttcatataaaattataaaacaaacaaggtaaagaaagagacagagtcacaaagaaacagaaagacagtTGGAGGgacagagatacagagaaatCATTGAATGGCTAATGATAAAACAATAATATTGACAATCTCATGTTGGTTTTAACTCCagtaaactgtatttttttaatctgtgcaCTTCCTAAATGTTTTGATGTTGAACCTTGTTATTGCAAAAGAGAAAGTGTGTTCCCCATGATGTCCTCACTGTATGACATCTGAAATTAAATGTGGTTACTATTTTGGTAGTAAGGAAGAAAAGGATCAATCTCTTGATTAACGTGCATGAGATTAAAGCTTTCAGATTGATTTCTTTTGCTCTTTGAGGGCTGAATAGGAAGAAACATTTTTTCTGTTGAAACAGTAAAGTCTTGCTTTTGAAGTAAGGAAGGACTTGGCAGTACCAAAGGTTGTTAGATACTAGATTTGACTCCTAAGGAGGCTAGTCAATTGCTTCCTCCAGTACGGGGTCAAAGTacctggaaaatacagaaaatacatcTTTTTCATAACAATCTCAAATAGAAGAACTTTTCCTACTTAGAAGCTATATCCAAAGCTCACCTTACCTGAATCTTCTGTGATCCAGGATGATCACTTGTGAGCCATACAAGGTAGATTCTAGCTATGTTGGCTAGAATCCTCAGCACAGACTAATGAATGACATCACAGTTCGTGGGGGCACAGACTGTGGCACAAGCAGAAGAGGGAACATTTCCAAAGGTCTTGAAAGCAGATTGGTCTTCTCTGCCCGCTGCATGCCCCAGTAAGCATTTCCTACAGACTCTGTGCTAACTATCTCTTCATCATACTTGTCCTTGAGAATAGCTAACAGTAGACCTCAGGATGGGAGGAAAAAGGTGTTGAGGAGTCCGTCTTTGAGAGCAACTGGATATCTTGGACCATGACTTTCTCTAGGTCATCTCTTCTCTTCAAGGCTGTCACCTTGAAGACTCCAGGGATCTCCCTTCAACACTAGaaagggagttcagttcagttcaattcagtcactcagtcatgtccgactctttgcgaccccatgaatcgcagcacaccaggcctccctgtccatcaccaactcccagagttcactcaaactcatcgagttggtgatgccatccagcaatctcatcctctgttgtccccttcttctcccccccaacccctcccagcatcagggtcttttctaatgagtcaactcttcgcatgaggtggccaaagtattggagtttcagcttcagcatcagcccttccaatgaaccccaggactgatctcctttaggatggactggttggatctccttgcagtccaagggactctcaagagtcttctccaacaccacagttcaaaagcatcaattcttcagcgctcagctttcttcacagtctaactcacatccatacatgaccactggaaaagccatagctttgactagacagacctttgttggcaaagtaatgtctctgcttctgaatatgctatctaggttggtcataactttccttccaaggagtaagcgtcttttaatttcatggctgaaatcaccatctgcagtgattttggagcccagaaaaataaagtctgacactgtttccactgtttctccatctatctgccatgaagtgatgggaccagatgccatgatcttagttttctgaaagttgagattTAAGggaattttttcactttcctctttcactttcatcaagaggcttttagttcctcttcactttctgccataagggtggtgtcatctacatatctgaggttattgatatttcttccagcaatcttgagtccagcttgtgct
It includes:
- the LOC133247340 gene encoding keratin, type II cytoskeletal 6A-like, with the translated sequence MSCKSTVKTQSISRRGFSAGSARLPGVCRSGFSSVSLSRSRGSGGLAGVCGGAGFGSRSLYGLGGSKRISIAGGSCVIGGGYGGRIGVGYGFGGGAGSGFGFGAGAGSGFGLGGGAGFGGGFGGPGFPVCPPGGIQEVTVNQSLLTPLNLQIDPTIQRVRTEEREQIKTLNNKFASFIDKVRFLEQQNKVLDTKWTLLQEQGTRTVRQNLEPLFEQYINNLRRQLDSILGERGRLDSELRGMQDTVEDFKNKYEDEINKRTAAENEFVKLKKDVDIAYMNKVELQAKVDALTDEINFLRTFYDAELAQMQTHISDTSVVLSMDNNRNLDLDSIIAEVKAQYEEIAQRSRAEAESWYQSKYEELRVTAGRHGDDLRNTKQEISEINRVIQRLRSEIDHVKKQCASLQSAIADAEQRGELALKDARNKLADLEDALQKAKQDMARLLKEYQELMNVKLALDVEIATYRKLLEGEECRLSGEGVGQVNISVVQSTVSGGYGGAGGYGGASGLSSGLGVSGGSGYSYSSGHSLGGGFSSGSGRAIGCGFGSSGGSSSTIKYTTTTSSSSRKGYKH